A single region of the Vicia villosa cultivar HV-30 ecotype Madison, WI linkage group LG4, Vvil1.0, whole genome shotgun sequence genome encodes:
- the LOC131599083 gene encoding large ribosomal subunit protein eL27: MVKFLKPNKAVILLQGRYAGKKAVIVKTFDDGSREKPYGHCLVAGIKKYPSKVIKKDSAKKTAKKSRVKAFVKLVNYQHLMPTRYTLDVDLKDAVVPDVLQSKDKKVTALKETKKRFEERFKTGKNRWFFTKLRF; this comes from the coding sequence ATGGTGAAGTTTCTAAAACCTAACAAGGCGGTGATTCTCTTGCAAGGCCGCTATGCCGGCAAGAAAGCCGTGATCGTGAAGACCTTCGACGACGGCAGCCGTGAGAAACCCTACGGTCACTGTCTCGTTGCCGGGATCAAGAAGTACCCTAGCAAAGTGATCAAGAAGGACTCCGCGAAGAAGACGGCGAAGAAATCTAGGGTTAAGGCGTTCGTGAAGCTGGTGAATTATCAACATCTGATGCCTACTCGTTATACTCTGGATGTGGATCTGAAAGACGCTGTTGTTCCTGATGTTCTTCAATCGAAGGATAAGAAGGTGACGGCGTTGAAAGAGACTAAGAAGAGGTTTGAAGAGAGGTTCAAAACCGGGAAGAACAGGTGGTTTTTCACCAAGCTTAGGTTTTGA